In Halorhabdus tiamatea SARL4B, a genomic segment contains:
- a CDS encoding MBL fold metallo-hydrolase, which produces MDVQFLGGAGEVGRSAILVNDSLLLDYGMQTGTPPQFPVGSVEPEAVVASHGHLDHVGSIPSLLSGDRRPPIHWTPPTRELALTLARDTLKLHGGTYDCPFTAVDVRRVTQVSETHGYREPFEAAGHEVTFFNAGHIPGSAHVLVDDGETRLLYTGDFHTDNQRLVAGTTARPDADVVLTESTYSDVSHEDRATIEERFTESVKTTLWEGGTVVIPAFAIGRTQEMLMICEAHDIPCYVDGMGKEVTKMLRRHPDFVRDPDALQRAKSHARFVDGRDGQRKRIAAQNTAIVTTSGMLSGGPAMSYIPEIRDRPVNKIALTGYQVEGTPGRELLETGSAEIDGQRMPVAARVESYDFSAHADRDGLRSFLDAYRETQLLVNHGDRCEQFAAELAEDGYDATAPAIGETLTV; this is translated from the coding sequence ATGGATGTCCAGTTTCTCGGCGGGGCCGGCGAGGTCGGCCGGAGCGCGATCCTCGTCAACGACTCGCTCCTGCTGGATTACGGGATGCAGACGGGGACACCCCCGCAGTTTCCGGTGGGTTCCGTCGAGCCCGAGGCTGTCGTCGCCTCCCACGGCCACCTCGATCACGTCGGCTCGATCCCGTCGCTGCTCTCGGGCGACCGACGCCCGCCGATCCACTGGACGCCGCCGACCCGGGAACTCGCGCTGACGCTCGCCCGGGACACGCTGAAACTCCACGGCGGCACCTACGACTGTCCGTTCACCGCGGTCGACGTCAGGCGCGTCACCCAAGTGTCGGAGACGCACGGCTACCGCGAGCCCTTCGAGGCGGCCGGCCACGAGGTCACCTTCTTCAACGCCGGCCACATCCCCGGCAGCGCCCACGTCCTCGTCGACGACGGCGAGACCCGCTTGCTGTACACCGGCGACTTTCACACCGACAACCAACGGCTGGTCGCAGGAACCACGGCTCGTCCGGACGCCGACGTGGTCCTCACTGAGAGCACCTATTCGGACGTCTCCCACGAGGACCGGGCGACCATCGAGGAGCGCTTCACCGAGAGCGTGAAGACGACGCTGTGGGAGGGCGGGACGGTCGTGATCCCCGCCTTCGCGATCGGCCGGACCCAGGAGATGCTCATGATTTGTGAAGCCCACGACATCCCCTGCTACGTCGACGGGATGGGGAAAGAAGTGACGAAAATGCTCCGCCGACATCCCGACTTCGTCCGCGATCCCGACGCCCTCCAGCGGGCGAAATCACACGCCCGGTTCGTCGACGGTCGCGACGGCCAGCGGAAACGCATCGCGGCACAGAACACGGCGATCGTCACCACCAGCGGGATGCTCAGCGGTGGCCCCGCGATGTCGTACATTCCCGAGATCCGGGATCGACCGGTCAACAAGATCGCGCTCACGGGCTATCAAGTCGAGGGGACGCCCGGCCGGGAACTGCTGGAGACGGGCAGCGCCGAGATCGACGGCCAGCGCATGCCCGTCGCCGCGAGGGTCGAGTCCTACGACTTCTCTGCCCACGCCGACCGGGACGGTCTTCGCTCGTTCCTGGATGCCTACCGCGAGACGCAACTCCTCGTCAACCACGGCGACCGGTGTGAGCAGTTCGCCGCCGAACTCGCCGAAGACGGCTACGACGCGACGGCCCCCGCGATCGGCGAGACACTCACCGTCTGA
- a CDS encoding type B DNA-directed DNA polymerase gives MVFTIDFLGDGDPLVWSLDGTVEQPSWSTSRAAAYRPTVYAVAARGMTDRDLDPEACIADLTDLQADLDMHPAVADLRFEWKSPGFRFADQPVLRIAVDRVGAVREVARFVEDRGPPGRVPYRAFDVDFSPEFRYCLETGIDPTPGRPPRVLRLDLPRTAAAAGDLTALAIGARTTAPTASTATTSPDSAAMRPAGDTVEAVLGTLRRRLAADDPDVLWVERADILPLLDETATEYGIDLGLQRVPSGESRDEIPAVQRLAGASTFESYGRRMHSPARYNVPGRVVIDRSNTFFLGETNLAGALDLVARSGKPLQELSWASIGNVLTAIQIRAVRERDVLVQWRAWRPERFKTARTLHDADRGGTTLSPAVGVHDAVHELDFASMYPNVICEHNLSPETVRCSCHDGEDVPELGYSVCDREGYLPDVLQPIVDDRAEMKRRLAEDDLSAAERRAIQGQVDALKWILVSCFGYQGFSNAKFGRIEVHEAINAHARDVLLTAKERLEAGGWRVLHGIVDSIWVTAREGATQEPLDAIAAEITDDVGIALEHEGAFEWVAFCPRRDGEGGALTKYVGRRRNAGEDDPYKVRGLACRQRSTPAWVAGLQRSLVETFDETREAGAVIDTLAAHLAVLAAGDVPTTDLLVRNRASKDVDAYTHRTRTVAALERADSIGLDYAPGEDVVYVVRDDDRDGMGRVRLAPEIDNGSDYDAGYYREAAIRAATGVLGPLGWTDADVRDALAGERDATLSAFDVVDRGHQTDSSVSRESGH, from the coding sequence ATGGTCTTCACGATCGACTTCCTCGGCGACGGCGACCCGCTCGTGTGGTCGCTCGACGGCACCGTCGAGCAGCCGTCCTGGTCGACATCGCGCGCGGCCGCGTATCGCCCGACGGTGTACGCGGTCGCGGCGCGTGGGATGACCGACCGCGACCTCGACCCCGAGGCCTGTATCGCCGATCTGACGGATCTCCAGGCGGATCTCGACATGCACCCGGCGGTTGCAGACCTCCGCTTCGAGTGGAAGTCACCGGGGTTTCGCTTCGCCGACCAGCCCGTCCTCCGGATCGCCGTCGATCGCGTCGGTGCGGTCCGGGAAGTCGCCCGCTTCGTCGAGGATCGCGGCCCGCCCGGTCGGGTTCCCTACCGGGCGTTCGACGTGGATTTCTCGCCGGAGTTCCGGTACTGTCTGGAAACCGGGATCGACCCGACGCCTGGGCGGCCCCCGCGCGTGCTCCGGCTGGATCTGCCCCGGACGGCGGCGGCTGCGGGCGATCTCACCGCACTGGCGATCGGCGCGCGAACGACGGCCCCGACAGCTTCGACGGCCACCACTTCGCCCGATTCGGCGGCGATGCGACCGGCCGGCGACACCGTCGAAGCGGTGCTCGGGACCCTTCGACGGCGGCTGGCCGCCGACGATCCGGACGTGCTCTGGGTCGAACGGGCCGATATCCTTCCCCTGCTCGACGAGACGGCCACCGAGTACGGGATCGATCTCGGCCTCCAGCGCGTCCCGAGCGGTGAATCGCGGGACGAAATCCCGGCCGTCCAGCGACTCGCGGGGGCGTCGACGTTCGAGTCCTACGGGCGACGGATGCACTCCCCGGCGCGGTACAACGTCCCCGGCCGGGTCGTGATCGACCGCTCGAACACGTTCTTCCTCGGCGAGACGAACCTCGCGGGGGCACTCGATCTCGTTGCCCGATCGGGCAAGCCCCTCCAGGAATTGTCCTGGGCGTCGATCGGCAACGTCCTCACGGCGATCCAGATCCGGGCCGTCCGCGAGCGGGACGTCCTCGTCCAGTGGCGGGCCTGGCGACCGGAGCGCTTCAAGACCGCCCGGACGCTCCACGACGCCGATCGGGGTGGGACGACGCTCTCGCCGGCGGTCGGTGTCCACGACGCCGTCCACGAACTCGACTTCGCGTCGATGTACCCCAACGTCATCTGCGAGCACAACCTCTCGCCAGAGACGGTCCGGTGCTCGTGTCACGACGGCGAGGACGTGCCCGAGCTGGGCTATTCCGTCTGTGATCGCGAGGGCTATCTTCCGGACGTCCTCCAGCCGATCGTCGACGACCGGGCGGAGATGAAACGCCGGCTGGCCGAGGACGACCTCTCGGCCGCCGAGCGACGTGCCATCCAGGGGCAGGTAGACGCCCTGAAGTGGATTCTGGTCTCGTGTTTCGGCTACCAGGGGTTCAGCAACGCGAAGTTCGGCCGGATCGAGGTCCACGAGGCGATCAACGCCCACGCCCGTGACGTCCTCCTCACGGCGAAAGAGCGCCTGGAAGCCGGCGGCTGGCGCGTCCTTCACGGCATCGTCGACTCGATCTGGGTGACGGCCCGCGAGGGGGCGACCCAGGAACCACTCGACGCTATTGCCGCGGAAATCACCGACGACGTCGGGATCGCCCTAGAGCACGAGGGGGCCTTCGAGTGGGTGGCGTTCTGTCCCCGGCGCGACGGCGAGGGCGGGGCGCTGACGAAGTACGTCGGCCGGCGGCGCAACGCTGGCGAGGACGACCCCTACAAAGTGCGCGGCCTCGCCTGCCGGCAGCGCTCGACGCCGGCGTGGGTCGCGGGGCTCCAGCGCTCGCTCGTCGAGACGTTCGACGAGACGCGTGAGGCTGGCGCGGTGATCGACACGCTCGCAGCCCACCTCGCGGTTCTGGCGGCCGGCGATGTCCCGACGACGGACCTGCTCGTCCGGAATCGCGCTTCGAAGGATGTCGACGCTTACACGCACCGGACCCGCACCGTCGCCGCGCTGGAGCGGGCGGATTCGATCGGGCTCGACTACGCGCCGGGCGAGGATGTCGTCTATGTCGTTCGCGACGACGACCGCGACGGGATGGGCCGGGTACGACTCGCGCCGGAGATTGACAACGGGAGCGACTACGACGCGGGGTACTACCGCGAGGCGGCGATCAGGGCTGCGACCGGCGTCCTCGGCCCGCTGGGCTGGACGGACGCGGACGTCCGGGACGCACTCGCCGGCGAGCGGGACGCGACGCTGTCGGCGTTCGATGTGGTCGATCGCGGTCACCAAACCGACTCGTCCGTCTCCCGGGAATCCGGCCACTGA
- a CDS encoding P-loop NTPase family protein: MEHDAITGRMGTDSRRGGSSIGDPRWPASSREGLPGQCARQRSGGAVDDAATAVDVDDGLALPELPTLEDNLYLLEPDAGTARSRRDAVVGPLHALALDTALSAGGDVVWIDAGGHATTHAFARVAPAERALDRVHVARAFTTHQHYTLVEQVGQWLRDDGDSPFGAPATDRPAVVVAPALDALYREGELRDVEARRLLTHSLATLAALAREHDIPVVLTRARTDSDTDPIETAATTIGLEETRFGPRFVCDDLDFETLVYRVGDGIHQTTITYWAAILRARHPAVASDGSVAAGGTGSTAQSPTIGPEEIR; this comes from the coding sequence ATGGAACACGACGCGATCACCGGACGGATGGGAACGGACAGCCGGCGAGGCGGCTCGTCGATCGGGGACCCGCGATGGCCGGCTTCGAGTCGCGAGGGCCTCCCGGGCCAGTGTGCCCGGCAGCGATCCGGCGGCGCAGTCGACGACGCGGCGACCGCCGTGGACGTTGACGACGGCCTCGCACTCCCGGAACTCCCCACGCTCGAAGACAACCTCTATCTGCTGGAACCCGACGCGGGAACCGCGCGATCGCGACGCGACGCCGTCGTCGGCCCGCTTCACGCGCTCGCACTCGATACCGCGCTCTCGGCGGGCGGCGACGTCGTCTGGATCGACGCAGGCGGTCATGCCACGACCCACGCCTTCGCCCGCGTCGCCCCGGCCGAGCGAGCACTCGACCGCGTCCACGTCGCTCGGGCGTTCACGACCCACCAGCACTACACCCTGGTCGAGCAGGTCGGCCAGTGGCTCCGGGACGACGGCGATTCGCCCTTCGGCGCACCCGCGACGGACCGCCCCGCGGTCGTCGTCGCCCCGGCGCTGGACGCGCTCTATCGCGAGGGGGAACTCCGGGATGTTGAGGCCCGACGGTTGCTCACCCACTCGCTGGCGACCCTCGCCGCGCTCGCCCGCGAGCACGACATCCCGGTCGTCCTGACGCGGGCCAGGACTGACAGCGACACCGACCCGATCGAGACGGCCGCCACGACGATCGGCCTCGAGGAGACGCGCTTTGGGCCCCGCTTCGTGTGCGACGACCTCGACTTCGAGACGCTGGTCTACCGCGTCGGGGATGGCATCCACCAGACGACGATCACCTACTGGGCGGCGATCCTCCGGGCTCGGCATCCGGCCGTCGCGTCCGACGGCTCCGTCGCGGCGGGCGGAACCGGTTCGACCGCACAGTCGCCCACCATCGGGCCGGAGGAAATCAGGTGA
- a CDS encoding Cdc6/Cdc18 family protein has protein sequence MIEDARVLREEFVPNDVVHRDGEVDALSAVLEPVVEGEPPESALLTGPSGAGKTTIAKFVVGRLRETALDVESIHVNCWQSYTRFKALYRILEGLGRTIDVHRQSTPHDELLDRLEAYDGPPVIVTLDEVDQLEDGHLIYDLYRLPAFAVVLITNDEEELLAGLDERVRSRLHTAQTIHFDRYDVEELTDIMADRVDHGLSADAVDFDQLRWIADAAAGDARVGLSILRSAARRADRDGADAVRDDHVDDAIPEARREVRSRALEALHKEQRNVFEILQESDGLPPREVYDRYVAAVEDPRTKRTVRSWLQKLEQYNLVEADGSGPTRTYRVIAEE, from the coding sequence ATGATCGAGGACGCCCGCGTGCTCCGCGAGGAGTTCGTCCCGAACGACGTCGTCCACCGCGACGGCGAGGTCGACGCGCTCTCGGCCGTCCTCGAACCCGTCGTCGAGGGCGAACCGCCCGAGTCCGCACTGCTTACCGGGCCCTCGGGGGCCGGCAAGACCACCATCGCGAAGTTCGTCGTCGGCCGCCTCCGGGAGACCGCCCTCGACGTCGAGTCGATCCACGTCAACTGCTGGCAATCGTACACGCGGTTCAAAGCCCTCTACCGGATTCTCGAGGGCCTCGGTCGGACGATCGACGTCCACCGCCAGTCGACGCCGCACGACGAACTCCTCGATCGGCTCGAAGCCTACGACGGCCCGCCCGTGATCGTCACGCTCGACGAGGTCGACCAGCTCGAGGACGGCCACCTGATCTACGACCTCTATCGCCTCCCGGCGTTCGCGGTCGTGTTGATCACCAACGACGAGGAGGAACTGCTGGCAGGCCTCGACGAGCGCGTCCGCTCCCGGCTTCACACTGCCCAGACGATCCACTTCGATCGCTACGACGTCGAGGAGTTGACCGACATCATGGCCGACCGCGTCGACCACGGGCTGTCCGCCGATGCCGTCGACTTCGACCAACTCCGGTGGATCGCCGACGCCGCCGCCGGCGACGCCCGGGTCGGACTGAGCATTCTCCGAAGTGCCGCTCGGCGGGCTGACCGCGACGGCGCGGACGCTGTCCGCGACGACCACGTCGACGATGCGATCCCCGAAGCTCGCCGGGAAGTCCGGTCGCGGGCCCTCGAGGCACTCCACAAGGAGCAACGGAACGTATTCGAGATCCTCCAGGAGAGCGATGGGCTCCCGCCGCGGGAGGTCTACGATCGCTACGTCGCGGCGGTCGAGGATCCCCGGACGAAGCGGACGGTCCGGTCGTGGCTCCAGAAACTCGAACAGTACAATCTCGTCGAGGCCGACGGGAGTGGCCCGACCCGGACGTATCGCGTCATCGCCGAGGAGTAG